The window TGTCCAGCCAGATGGCGTCGCAGGGGATCTCCCGCTCCCGGAAGTTGCGGGCGACCTCCCGCACCTTCGCCTCGGGGAAGTAGGACCAGCGGCACTGATGGAAGCCCAGCGACCAGAGCGGGGGCAGCTCCATCCGCCCGGTGAGCTCGGCGTAGCGCCGCACGATGTCGGCCATGCGCGGGCCCGCGAACACGTAGGCGTCCAGAACCGGGCTGAACACCTCGACCGTGTACGCGTCGGCGGGGTCGAGGGAGCCCATGTCGAAGACGGAGCGCGCCCCACAGTCCACGAACAGCCCGTGGGCCCGACCGTCCCGCAGCGCCAGGAAGAAGGGGATCGACTGGTAGAGCGGATCGGCGGAGGGGGTGTGGTTGCCCTCGTCGGTGGCCCACATCTCCAGGCGCCGGCCCCGCTTGTCCAGGTAGCCGGTCTTCTCGCCGAAGCCGTAGTAGTGCTCGTCGGGGGGCATTGCGCGCCGCAGCACCACGCGGTCGGGCGCGGCCAGGATCGCCTCGTCCTGCGCGAAGAGACGGTCGCCCTCGTACCACGAGAGCCGCAGGGGGGCGAGGGCGATCTCGACGCGCACGCGGCCGGCGGCCAGCGTGAGGCCGCCCGCATGCTCGGTCACCTGCGGTGCGACGGGCTCCCGGTCCCAGACGACGGCGCCGGTCGACGGCGCCGTCGCGCCATCCGAGGCCACGCGCAGCCGGATCAGGTCGCCGGCCAGCGGCGTGAGCGTCAGCGTGGCGCCGCGAAACCGGAGGACCAGGTCGTGTGCGGTGGTGTGCCAGTCCGTTACGCGTTCCAGTTGCGACATGTGCAGATCCTCCTCAACCTTTTCAGGTCCATTCGCCGTAGTTGCGCAGCCCGAGCCCGCGCTCCAGCTTGGACTGCCCGGAAGGGATCAGGTGACCGCCGGCCAGCTGCTGCAGGTCAGCCTCCAGGGCGCGCAGTACCGCCACGTCCGGCATGTCCGGCGCGGCTTCGATCTCGATGTCGTAATACGGCTCGGGGGCGAGGCCGGGGTAGGTCACCCGGTCCAGGGCGAGGGTGGCGACCGCGCCGACGCTGCGCTCCAGCCGCTCGGTATGTACGTCCAGCACGGGCAGCAGGGGGCCGGCGGGCCGCCCTGAGGCAAAGGCGGCGAAGGGCACGCGCACGGGTCCGATCAGCAGGCGGATCCGGGCCAGCAGCGCCGTGAGGCGGTCCGGGTCCAGCGGGACCTCGTACTCGGCCCGGGCGGCCAGAGCCCCCTGCCGCCCCGTGGTCTCCTTCAGGGTGACCAGCGCCCGGCCGTTCTCGTGCCGCAGCCGGAGACAGGAAGCGGCCGCGGCCAGGGCGCCCTTATCGGTGTCGAAGTAGGTGTCCCTCAGCTGGATGCTGCGGACAGGCCCCAACTCGTACCCGGCCAGTCTCTCCTCCTCCGCCAGGCGCGCGAAGAGCGCGGCCGGGCCGCCAGGGACGGTGGGAGGTACGTGCAGCTTGATCTCGACTTCCACACTCGTCACCTTCCTGCGTGGGGCCTACGGGCAGGCTGCCCTTCCCGATCCGGGATCTGCCTGTACCTCAACCCCCTCCAGACGCCAACTCTGCCAGGGACCGCCGCGCAGCGGGGCAAGCGGCCCCTCCGGCGGCTGACAACCGCGCCCCAGCCACGCCCGCAGGATCGGATAGTTCGCAGGGGCGGTCTGGATCACGGTCCAGCGGTGGCCGCAGGTGCATGCACCTGAGACCACGGCCCAACGGCCACCATTGTCCAACGTCTGGTAAAGCTCCTCGTTCGTCCGCCCACACCGCCGGCAGACGGTGACAGCCAATGTTGCCATTCAGGTCATGTCCTTCTGCAGTGAATTCGACAGCAGATTCGGAGGATAACCTGTGAATACCTTGTGAACACCCTGTGGGCATTCACATTCTCGGCCAGCGCTTCCTGCCCCCGCGCCGAACCGGCCTACACAAACGCCTCCCAGACCACGTTCCCCAGCCGCAGCCCCCGGTCCGTCAGCCGCAGGTGCCCCTCGCTCCACTCGAGCAGTCCCTGCTCCCGGAGCCGGTCCACCGCCG of the Symbiobacterium terraclitae genome contains:
- a CDS encoding CYTH domain-containing protein, giving the protein MEVEIKLHVPPTVPGGPAALFARLAEEERLAGYELGPVRSIQLRDTYFDTDKGALAAAASCLRLRHENGRALVTLKETTGRQGALAARAEYEVPLDPDRLTALLARIRLLIGPVRVPFAAFASGRPAGPLLPVLDVHTERLERSVGAVATLALDRVTYPGLAPEPYYDIEIEAAPDMPDVAVLRALEADLQQLAGGHLIPSGQSKLERGLGLRNYGEWT